The window CAGTACATCAATGATCGCTTTCGGCCTGAAGTCAAAAACCTTACGTACCGCGTCCTGGATTTCTTTTTCAGATCTCTTTTCAGTACCGAAACACCATACGTTCACGTTTGTTGGTTGTGCAATGCCGATTACATAGCTCAACTGCACCTCGCAGCGCCTTGCCAGTCCTGCGGCAACGATATTCTTCGCCACATAGCGTGCCATATACGCACCGCTTCTATCAACCTTGGATGGGTCTTTTCCTGAAAAACATCCGCCTCCATGTCTTCCCGCCCCGCCATACGTATCAACAATAATTTTTCTCCCTGTAACACCCGTGTCTCCTTCCGGGCCCCCTGTTACAAATCTGCCGGTTGCATTTATGTGTACTATTGTGTTTTTGTTACTGTATTGCCCGCATACCGGATTGACAACATGTTCAAGTATTTGAATCCGTAAATCTTCTGTTGATATCGCATCGGTATGCTGCTGCGCAATAACTACATCAGTGACTTTTATCGGTTTATCATTTTCATACAGTATTGTAACCTGTGATTTTCCATCCGGGCCAATCTCCTCAATTACACCCCGTTTTCTTACTTCTGCAAGTTTCATCGTAAGCTGATGAGCCAGCATTATCGGCAGGGGCATGAGCACCGCAGTTTCATCTACCGAATAACCATACATCATTCCCTGGTCTCCGGCACCCTGTTCATTATCCTCCCCTTTTCCTGCCGTTATCCCCCGGGAAATATCAGGACTTTGGCTGTGGATACTCACCCAGACACCTGCACTCTCTGAGTCAATGCCGAATTTATGATTGGTATAACCAATTTCCCGTAAGGTTTCCCGCACGATCTTCTGTACGTCTGCCCATCCTGCGGTAGATACCTCACCGGCAACATGAACAGTACCGGTAGTTGCCAGACATTCAATTGCTACTCTGCTATCAGGGTCCTGTCCTATCAGATTATCCAGTATGGCATCACTGATTATGTCACAAATCTTGTCCGGATGACCTTCTGTTACACTCTCACTGGTTATGGTATAGCTCCGTTTCATATTACCCTCTTCCCGGAATAAATGGACTATTTGTATTTTTAGAAAATTACGTTTTAATCTGTTATCGGTATCAACTTGTGTCAGGTAACTAATCTCCCATTTCATCTTGTTTTGGGAAACACCCGTCTATTATAAGTATCCTTGTTTTTTTAATCTACCAGATTTCATATCATAAAGGCATGCATATTTTCAGATCTTGAAACAGGACTGAAAATATGTAATAATTTTGTAACGGTACCGAAACTATAGAATATCCGGGTTGTGTCCGGGTGTGGTAGAAACCATCCATATTAAAAACTAAGAGAAGACACACACATGATTGATATTATTGAATGGCTTCGGAAAATTGAACGTTCAGCAAATAAAGTTTATCTGCAAGCTGGTTTAGCGGAAAATAGTCTTTCAAAAGAGGAACTGATCACGAAAATTGCGAAAGTAGAAGTTTCAGAATATAATGAAATTTTTCTCTATGTTGTTACCTTTCTAAAAGAAAAACTGGACAAATTTGAATGATTAAACTACTGATCTTTATAAAAACCAATTGGGCTGTTTTCACACTGTTTACCCTTGCAGTCATAACGACCTTTTCTCTCTGGCCATTGGAAAAATTACCACCGGTACCAGGAACTGATAAAACCCACCATTTGATTGCTTATGCCGTTTTGATGTTTCCTACGGCTTTACGCAAACCAGATAAATGGATACTGTTCGGTTTATTATTTATAGCTTACAGCGGCGTAATCGAATTATTTCAACCATATGTAAATCGTTACGGAGAGTGGCTGGATATTGCAGCAAACACTGCTGGAGTAGTTTGTGGTTTGATCATCGCAGAGCTGATAAATAATTTTTTCCCGGTAATTTCAAATAGTTCCCGGTAATTACTAAAATGGATTTGTATTCGGGAAGATGTGACTTATTACTGTAAAATATTCAAAATGATTAATTAGTTTCTCTACCCTAAGCACATTCAAACGTTACTTAGCCACAAAAGAGCCTTCACTTCACTTGATAAACTAAAACCGATTTAGTTTTAGATTTTTCTCAATACCAAAGCCTTGTTGCTGGTATCCCCGGACACACCAGGCGTCGAGGACCTTACCCGCTCCGTTTTTTCTCGGATTTTATCCGAAATCCAGTATAAGATAAGGATATTTATACGAAGGGGGTCTATAGTGGAGGATCTTAAAACCATTATGAACAGCTTTAGTGTGAGAAAAAGCAATCACTATAAATCGCCTATTCGTTAGCCCTTTTTTTTACTGGTTTTTTGTGACCAATTTGTGACTAAGGTTTTGTCGCACATTAAAACACATTACGATATCTTGCAGTATTTGGATTGGTGGTGAATAGGGCGTTAACCTTCTTATTAACAGGAAGTTAGATGCAAATATCGGCAGGACAAAGAAGTACGCCCGAGAGGATTCGAACCTCTGGCCTACGGTTTAGGAAACCGTTTCGGTCTTTTATTAGCAACTACTTACGGCATGTTTTTGACCGTATTTTGACCAAAAAAGCCGCACAAATTCAGCACACTTTGACATTCTGGATAATCCTTTTAAGATCCTCAGTGTAAACTTTCGTATAAATATCAAGAGAAGTAATCGCGCTCTTGTGTCCCAATAACGCCTGAATATGTTTCGGGTGAGTGTTATTACTTGCCAAAATTGTAGCGAACGTATGCCGCAAACTATGCAGATTAAGCCCGTCAGGATCAATACCCGCCTTGGCAATACATTCCTTAAAGCGCCTTAGTAAATTGTTTTTGTACTGAGTCCCGATTTTGGTCTTGAATACGTACCCTTTCCGGTCCACCATCTTCTTTAACTCAACCATCAAGCCGGGTGATATGGGTATCTCTCGCACTCCTGCATTGGTCTTTGATTGCCTTACCGATATCATTCCCTTATCAAGATCCACGTCACCCCATGTCAAGCTAATAAGCTCTGAAAGCCTTACGCCTGTGGATAGAAACGTCAACCAAATAATTTTGTATTTCCCTGAATGATTCAACAAGCTGGTGATCTCTTCATGAGTCAATACCCGCCTTGCTGGCCTTCTCTCTTTGAAATATTTAATATCTGCAATGGGATCAAATGTGATCACCTTTGTTTGGATACCATAGGCAATTACACGCTTGAATAATCCTATTGTACGGTTCAGGATCTTGGCCGATTTTCCTGCCTGAATCCGTGAGTTAATATACCCATTCAATAAGCTTCTCAGGGTGGCCAATTGAACGCCCTGCATTTGTTCAAAGGCATTGTTAAGGATTGTTTCTGAGTCGTGATATGTTTTGGGAAGTATGTGCGGTTTGATCTCTTGTAAGAAATCATTTTTCAGCCTGTCAAGCGGATAACCTTCTTGAACGATACCGAACGCCGCAAGCTGATTGCTTGAAACCAGCCTGTTATAGATCTTTTGCGCTGTGTTCCTGTTTGAACTCAGCTTTTTTCGGACCCGTTTTCCGTTTACGTAGATATCAGAATACCAAGTATCTCCGATTTTGCGAATAGGTGACATTGAGCCAGAATTATACCAGAAATAAAACCCTGTTCAAGGCCTGTTTTATCTTGAATTTAACAGAAATATAGGTATAATTTATACCTGATTACACCAGTAACAACTTGGCCTTGAGATTGTTTTTCAATATCCTCCATATATGGAAGAATGATCTCAAGGCCGCACCTACAAAACTTACTCTTTTTGATCTTCCGACCTTCT is drawn from Candidatus Scalindua sp. and contains these coding sequences:
- a CDS encoding site-specific integrase; protein product: MSPIRKIGDTWYSDIYVNGKRVRKKLSSNRNTAQKIYNRLVSSNQLAAFGIVQEGYPLDRLKNDFLQEIKPHILPKTYHDSETILNNAFEQMQGVQLATLRSLLNGYINSRIQAGKSAKILNRTIGLFKRVIAYGIQTKVITFDPIADIKYFKERRPARRVLTHEEITSLLNHSGKYKIIWLTFLSTGVRLSELISLTWGDVDLDKGMISVRQSKTNAGVREIPISPGLMVELKKMVDRKGYVFKTKIGTQYKNNLLRRFKECIAKAGIDPDGLNLHSLRHTFATILASNNTHPKHIQALLGHKSAITSLDIYTKVYTEDLKRIIQNVKVC
- a CDS encoding VanZ family protein — its product is MIKLLIFIKTNWAVFTLFTLAVITTFSLWPLEKLPPVPGTDKTHHLIAYAVLMFPTALRKPDKWILFGLLFIAYSGVIELFQPYVNRYGEWLDIAANTAGVVCGLIIAELINNFFPVISNSSR
- the metK gene encoding methionine adenosyltransferase; the protein is MKRSYTITSESVTEGHPDKICDIISDAILDNLIGQDPDSRVAIECLATTGTVHVAGEVSTAGWADVQKIVRETLREIGYTNHKFGIDSESAGVWVSIHSQSPDISRGITAGKGEDNEQGAGDQGMMYGYSVDETAVLMPLPIMLAHQLTMKLAEVRKRGVIEEIGPDGKSQVTILYENDKPIKVTDVVIAQQHTDAISTEDLRIQILEHVVNPVCGQYSNKNTIVHINATGRFVTGGPEGDTGVTGRKIIVDTYGGAGRHGGGCFSGKDPSKVDRSGAYMARYVAKNIVAAGLARRCEVQLSYVIGIAQPTNVNVWCFGTEKRSEKEIQDAVRKVFDFRPKAIIDVLNLRRPIYKKTASYGHFGRDDPDFTWEKTDKVEELQRAAGCDS